GGCCGAGAGGGTGAGCTGTCAATAACACGAGCTGTGGCACAACACTAACACTTAAAACATGGACAGGTGGGTCATGTTTCCGTAGatcaggcatgtccaaagtccggcccgagggccaatcacggcccgcggtcagatttcatacggcccgcagcttcggtcttataatgtattatttatgcctgcactgtcaaacagaatcaataaatcataaaacttgaaactgtaattcctcctttcaccaaatggtggcagcaccactttaatactatcagtctctgcctccgtgcagcgaaccgctctccactcatttctgccatggccactgcaaagaaaacaagttgacagtgagggccgccgctttcaagagagatgggaattataatacttcttcactgaaaatcaaggcaattgtgcttgtctaatttgtgagacggttgccttgtttaaggatttgaACGTatagagacactaccagactaaacatgctaacacatacaacaagctaacaggaagtgaccgtgctgaaaaactaaagcagctccaagctggactggcatcacaacagcgattcttcacgcgggcctgtgagtcaaaagaaaataccaccaaagaaAGCTAcgaagttaatgttaatagctaaacatggcaaaccttttactggaggtacatttatcaaagactgtgttatgaaaatggtggagaacattttgccctgagaagaagcaagaatttgagaaaaatgtttgcctggcacgtaacagtgtggcactgagagttgaggacatgaaactgagtgttttgaacggcaacgtctgtcactatcagcagtgaagagccaaaagaacatttatggcacttatttttattaaactcttgagtaagatttggttatgaacctgtagatgtgacaaactattactttctgaaagatattgtaaaggacaagagcaaaattcacttgttttaagatttaataataatagacaactttgcattacttataactcctgtttaaaatgttcttgaggcaaagatatttttaaactcatgtaaatttaaggtatttcatacagtttgttcaatgttatctgactctccagatatgaatgaaaggcagaatttgggtttttagagttattctcatctgcctgagtggcttatatttggttattttgtcatttgaaaaataaagataattgtgacaatgaaaattgttttataacagtgtgtatttgcatgaaacttttgtagttaaaaaatgtccgaacaaactattggcccccgggcatcttcactttatcaaatctggccctctttgcaaaaagtttggacacccctgccgTAGATAAATGATGCTAACAAGGTAATTcttagaaaacacttttttaagtGAAACTTCACTTAGAGCTCGTTCATCTTCATTACAATTTAAGGTAGCTCACAAAAACACTTGCCAGCTGGATCCGCCTGGTTTGCATCCTCTCCGTTAGGTGTTGCAGTTACTCTAATCCATGTGTTTTGGACATAGCCTGTGTTTTATATactttaaagcaaacattttagtattacatttctgtattttcaattaaaaaaaaaaaagagccaaataccacatgaaaacagaaaaagttacttttacaCTGTTGAAGTACATCTGTTGTAGTGTTGTAGTTCCATCTGTTATGATTTGTCCATTTGCCacaaatgggatttttttcagtCTTATCTCTAACGGTGTTTGTTGAATGAGATTAAGGGATTGAtcttttctgcatttctttttcaggTGACTCTTGGATCTGTAAGACCGTGCTGCAGGATGGTCACCAGCGCACTGTGAGGAAGGTGGCCTGGTCACCTTGTGGCAATTATCTGGCCTCTGCCAGTTTTGATGCTACCACAtgcatctggaaaaaaaagaacgatGACTTTGAGGTCAGATGAAACTTTTCTTGTTCAGCCAGTGAATTTTCAAAAAACTTCTGAACTTTTGAACTTGTCTTCTAGAGCCTGACCGTGTTGGAAGGACACGAAAACGAGGTCAAATGCGTGGCGTGGGCTCCTTCAGGGAACCTCCTGGCCACCTGCAGCCGAGACAAGAGCGTCTGGGTTTGGGAAGGTTTGTTTTCACCGAATCTAAAGTGAAATCCATTGTCGTAAAATCACTAAATTAACGCTAGCTCTTAGCTTGTGTACAAACACAATTCGTTTGTGCGTTTCAGTGGATGAAGATGAAGAATACGAGTGTGTTACTGTGTTGAACGCTCACACACAAGATGTCAAGCATGTTGCGTGGCACCCCAAGAAGGAGGTAGCCCCTGACTCCTTGCATGCTAATCATACCTTACCTTGACAACAGGCTGTCACTGAGCTTTCTGTTTACACAGCTTCTGGCTTCAGCCAGCTATGACAACAACATCTGCATTTACAAAGAGGAAGACGACGACTGGGAGTGCCAGGCCACCTTGCAGGGCCACACATCCACAGTGTGGAGTTTGTGTTTCGATGCCTCAGGGGAGAGGATGGCCTCCTGCAGTGATGACCGCACCGTGAAGATTTGGAAAGAGTGTCCCAGCGAGAATGGGCAAGGTGAGTTCATGGTGGACAGCAGCACTTTTGTCGTCGTgtattgcaaagaaaaatgaacaactttttGTCAATTTGCTTGTTTAAAGGGAACCTCTCCTGGAAGTGTGTGTGCACCCTGTCTGGGTACCATGGACGAACGGTGTACGATGTCGCCTGGTAGGACAACCAATGCCTGTTAATGTCATGATGATTGGGTGCATCAGCGACTTATGTTATTAACAGTTTAATCAGACCTCTTGacatgttttagtgtttatttaCAAGTTGATGGCTTATAGATAATTTCCCAATAGCTCCTTAGAAATTCTTTATTGCAGAAATGTTAGGACTCAGATAGGGTCGTAATTACGGTGAATAGTGATGTCCTGATAGTTGTGCAGCTGTCGGTCACCAACACCAATTTTTCTCCTTTCCATTAGctgtaataaaaattttaaaatgcttgaaatttcacaaaattattaccaaaataaaatgtttgttgttgtaatttgaaaaacatCTCAGTAGCTATAAATCGGTCCATTTCTATTATCAGtcttaaaacactttttctctctgaaaGTGAAATTATTTGACTTAAATAAATCACGTCTGTTCAGGTGTGAACTGACGGGCGCTCTGGCGACCGCCTGCGGTGATGACGCAGTGAGAGTTTTCAAGGAGGACGTGACGGCCAGTCCTGATGAGCCAGTGTTTTCGCTCGTCGCCCAGGAGACCAAAGCTCACAGCGAGGATGCTAACTGCGTTTCCTGGAACCCGAAGGAGGCCGGCCTACTGGCGTCCTGCAGCGACAATGGAGAGATTGTAATTTGGAGGtttaaagaagaagaattagACTGATTCTGTGGTTTTTGGAcctgattttgttgttgaaaggttttttttttgtttttgcaatttcaggtaaatgttttgtctgtttgagAATAATACTGCAATGTGCTTTTGTGTCTGCATTTTGGAAATGGTATCCTTTGAAAATTgcttgaaagtttttttttataaatacagaatATTAAACATAACCACAAATTgatcctttatttaaaaaaatcttttcagacAGTACATGATGCTAAAAACATGTAGAGGAGGAATTAGTTATGTTTAAATTCACAACATAACTAGAGTGCTTGTTTCTATTTGAAACACAATCTGCTTTGAGACTGCAGCATCTTTATCTTCAGAAGAGTCTAGGTTGCCTTGGTTACCTCTGTTAACTCAAACCGTACACGACTGTCATGTAACTGAGATTAAAGATTGACAGATGGACTGGAAGTCAACAATCAGGTGTTTCAAACTTAAAGAAAACTACCAGATAAAATGACACTGGACTTTAATAAGTATTGAGACATGTTGACAGGTAAAGCAAAGGTACATAAATCAGGTTGAGCAtctaaaggacaaaaaaataaacccctTGATTCCCTatgtctaatttaaaaaaaatttactgcTTAGTCTGAGTCACTTTCCCCCTCGCTGTCGGCCTCTTTCACATCCACGCTGAATTTGTACTCCTGGTCACAGCCCATGTAAGCGTCGCTCATAAAGTACAGGGTGTAGTTATGGATGCCCACAGCAGGCGCAACAAAGTCCAGCTTGACCTGCAGATAAGAGGCAACAAAAACGGTGTCAGGATGTTACTTCAAGGAGCgtttttgttgcagcttttgcctttttttttcacctttgctTTCTGCTGAAGAGTCAGCCTCTTGATAGAGATGAGGCTGTTCGACTTGGGGTCTCCGATGACCACCCACCAGCCCTCCTCACGTTTCTGCAACAATTATAGATTTCCACACATCAGTCATGTTTTGATAATGGAAGGGACGCCCCTGAAGATGAGGCGTACAGTGACACTGACCTGAGGGAAGAGTGGTGCGATGACTGGACCCGtcacctcttcctctctctcgaGCTGCACCTGGACCAGAACTGGACTGCCGCTGTGAAAATATATGgcaattagggctgaaacaatggcgattaatcaattattaaccAATAATCGCTAATATATATATGCTGATCACCCTGAGTGCTGTAATTaggccaaaactgtacaaaaatatataaacacattctacatttaagatgaaaaccCTTCTTTGTaagcaaatatgtaaagaaagaaaaaatttttttatttatttgcgtttttatgtatttctaatattgtctAAAAAATCTTAGGTGGACAAATGGCTAACCTGATGTTCACTTACATTTTTGAAGATGATGAAACTATTTATGccttttattagaattttatattCTAAAATAATGAAGGATtataaattagaagaaaaaaaaaacatggttctttaaagttttggcagtaaaaatctgtaaaatgagGCATGCATTGGTCTTCAGATTCATTTTGGCCAGTTCTTATTTCGCTTTAGGCATAATATGTTAGAATATAACCTGCCAAAATGAATGTATGTGTCTGCAAGGCAATTTAACATCTGAGAGCATACAAACCTTTTGATGTTGTCCCTCTCCGCTACGTCATAAGAAAGCTCGATGTTGGGGTAGCGGTTACAGAAGCGAGCCACGTCGGTCATCTGCCCGTCGGAGAGCTGCAGCAAAGACGTTCTGTCCTCGTCCTCCATTTCCATGATGTCAAAGATGCTCTCCACACCCTGAAGACGGAACAAGCACGGACGATATAGTTTTAATCTGCAACATGTGCTCTAACATCGCCACTGAAGCGCCTCGGCACCACTCACTTTGTCAGTGCAGCGTTTGATGTGGTCTGAGGTGAAGTGGGGCAGCTGCTTCAGGTAAGAGTCCTTGGACCACATGGCCTGGGTGACCATCTGCGCCAGCTCCATGGCGGCCAGGGCGGGACTCAGCCAGCCGTTACTGGACAGCACGTCGACGCAGGCCTGAATCAGACGGATCGCCTGCAAACGGGAAACGATTTAAACGTGTTGCTGTCTGAAACGGAAACCCAATGAGCTGAGTCATCAGAAGGCGAGTCCTGACCTTGCTCAGGATCTCCTCCGTGTCTGACTGGAGCTCGGCGCTCAGCTGCATCCTGGAGAGGTGggcctgcagcagcaggttggTCTTCACGTGAGGATCGTTGAACTTCGGGTTGTTCAGCTTGTGGGGAACTTTCTGCGCCagctaaaaattaaaacaaaataaacactcaGCAACAAACATCAACAACCAACTAGGGAAGGAAATCATCACTTAGTGAGTTAGTCTAAAGTTAATTGAGCTTACCGATCAACTATTAATTGATAAGCAGCcaatttcttaaaaacctgCGTTTTCTCTTGTATCAAGAGTACCAACCATCTTTCCATAATATGCTGAATTCAAAAAAGAATCACAtctttatatatacatttttgcttcaactgtattaaaattttttttttgactataTTAAACTTAGATATGCATCTAAAACTTAAATCAGGAACATCTTGGGTTGctgaatagaaataaaagatgaaaagaatgaaatatataaatcacAATCCCTCATGAACAGAAATGTGTTCATACACTGTCTTTGAGGAAGTCAAGTGCCCTAAAAACTGGCATCATGTTTTACTATTATGTCACAATTTTTCTCCATTATGCCTTCCACCTCTCTTTCTTCGGAAATCAGTTTTTTGGTCGAGACAAATTGAAGCTGCTTCCCTGAAAGAGATGAAACTGAATGAGCTTGTtgagtttttatatttcaaaactgaACCACATAAAGTGCGGTTTGCATCACACACAGTAGACTCTGTTTGGCccgtttctctttcctgttctgGTATGGTCCTGCCATCTTTATTCCTGTATCAACTGGTTCCATTTAAGGATGACCAGCGGcaccctctgctggatggaggtcaaactacaacactgaaaGAAGTTCTCAGCGAACGTTATTAGCTAATCGACTggaactaatttaataatttttaaataataaaccatTATTCGACAATTAATCGTAAGTCAATAAATTGTTTGCAACTTTCCCCATTTACCTGTCGGAGAAGCGTGTCTTCATGGTGCCTGATGGGAATGTTCTTGTATTCAGCTGCGTTGGAGATGATCTCGATCAACCCACGGATCTTCGTCTTGGCGTTCAGGGACATACTGAACAACTCTGCCCAACACAACAGCAAAATAGCAGCGATATTCAGCATAACATACGAAAATCCTCCAAACGTCAGCAGGGCCGTGACGGTACAAACCGATCGTTGTGTAGTTGATGTAGTAGTAAGCGGCGATCATTCCCAGGTTGAGCGGAGCGACGTCCATTTCGTCCTCGATGCTGATGCACTTGGACTGCTCCAGGTCATGTAGGGTGTTTTCCACCAGCTCGGACAGGTGATCGGACAGGTGGCGATGGGACATGCCTGCCACGATTAGAGGATGGCGCTCAGATCTCCTTCAAGCCTTTCACTCGACCTGATCAGTCAGGTGTTTACAAGCCGATCCTCACCTTGCAGGTTGTAGTAGTTGGGGTTCTGCGTCATCCGTCTGTAGAGGAACGTCCAGGTCAGGTAGTCGACGGCGTCTTGCTTGTTCTCGACCGTCTTGGTGACGATCTCGGCGTTGAAGTGATCGTGGAGACAGTGATCCAGGTGGGACTCTACGGGCAGTGGCTCGTACAGAAACTTCTTGAAGAAGTCCTATGGGGAAAAGGCGCATCATTggtgacattttaataaaatccatcTTTGTGGGTCTTAagcagaaattttttttctgaaaaactgaaattccaACGAATTACTGGAATATTTTAACTCATTCAGAGCTGCaaactattatttttgtaacctattattctgatgattgatcaaataaactttttggcaaattttgcaacttttttatATAACTGCTTAAACGTTTTCATTCAATATTAAAAATCATACCTTCTTGGATCCCTGACACATGATAACACAGCGTCCCTCGTCATCCAGCATGGGCCTGTTTGCCTTGCCGACCATCTGGAGGACATCATATATGGGATAGTCCACATACCTAAgacaggagaaaacaaaaaaagaaaattactttttttttttcctgcaaagtGCTTTAAGTCAACTCTCCAAGAGCCTTACGCATGGATTTTTCCATTGTAGTACTGGGTGTCCATGACAATGACGAGATGGGCAGAGACGTTGATGCCCCAGCAGAGCGAACGTGAGGAGACCACCACCTGGACAGCACCTGTACCAGGACGGGAAGTTAAATCACCAgaaaactgttgtgtttttgtatttttcgtCTTTTGTCCTGAAATTCTCTGTGGATCAGGGTTGTTTCATACCAGAGTTAAAAAGCTGCTCAACTATCCGACGCTCAATGGCAGTCAGGCCCTCGTGCAGGTACCCCACTCCGTTGGCTAGAGTTTCCTTCAGAGTCGGGTCGTTTATTTTCTCCAGGAATGGAGCCAGTTCTTTCTCAGAGCAGTACAGGAACCTAAAGAGAGAAAATACTTCCTTCAGATGAGCTTCCTTCACTCTTAAAAGGGCGGCATTATGCactttccaggcacatggtaactatgttgccttcagttgccacgggagattcaaggatttctcaaacatgtataaaagaatcaaagcaacactctgtTTGCTTTAGATGAGGGAAtcacattataacatgatgtaaagttaattttacataatgctgcccctttaaatctCTGTTTCAAAACAAAGGCTGACCTCTGAGGGACGACATCAGCGGCGCAGAACGTGAGGATGTCAATGGCGGTGAGGCGGGTCTGCCTACGGGATGGGACGAACACCACCACAGGCTTGGAGGGAGAATGCTTCATGATGGCGTGATACACCGGTTTGGCCATGGACAGCAGGCGGGTCTGAGTGTGGCTCACGTTGAAGCCCTGCAGTGACACGTGAGCGTTGACAGAACGTTAGGAATCTTGACAGGTGATTCGTCCGTTTCTGGGCATCAGCAGCCATGTGTGAGCAGACCTGGATGTGCAGCTCCAGAGGCACAGGCCTGACGTTGGGGTGGAAGTTGAACGTAGCGGTGGTGCTGCAGCCCAGCCAGTGAGCCACGTCCTTGGCGTTGGACAACGATGAGCTGAGAGCCACGATGCGGATGGGGCGCTCGATTTGAGAGGAGATGTACCTCATCCTCGAGCAGATGACCTCCAGCACAGGCTAATAGGAGCATCAATTAATTTTacagaacacaaaacaaaaacggcTAATGCAAATCTTGACTTCTCTTTGTTCTTACTCCGTTTTCTCCTCCGATGAGGTGCGTCTCATCCACGATGAAGAGGCTGACGTTCTGGACGTTCTTTCGCTGTTTCCAGCGACGAGACAGGATGTCCCATTTGTCCGGGGTGCTGACGATGATGTCGCCTTTTCCCAGCAGCTTCAGATCTGTGCTGGTTTCTCCCGTCAGCAGAACCACCTTCTTGTTCAGGATATCCTGGAATTTCTGGTGCCAGTCAACAAACACCTGAGAAACAAGAATCCGTGTTTAGAAAGAtcacaaatattttctgcatttttttttttaacattctgaTCACATTACAGTCACAAACCTGCATTTTTGTGGCTCACatgaagaggaagaaacaaTGTATAGTTTTCTAAGATTT
The genomic region above belongs to Xiphophorus maculatus strain JP 163 A chromosome 12, X_maculatus-5.0-male, whole genome shotgun sequence and contains:
- the ciao1 gene encoding probable cytosolic iron-sulfur protein assembly protein CIAO1; the protein is MKEALSLVQRISAHPDSCCWFVSWSPNGALLASCGGDKAVRIWGREGDSWICKTVLQDGHQRTVRKVAWSPCGNYLASASFDATTCIWKKKNDDFESLTVLEGHENEVKCVAWAPSGNLLATCSRDKSVWVWEVDEDEEYECVTVLNAHTQDVKHVAWHPKKELLASASYDNNICIYKEEDDDWECQATLQGHTSTVWSLCFDASGERMASCSDDRTVKIWKECPSENGQGNLSWKCVCTLSGYHGRTVYDVAWCELTGALATACGDDAVRVFKEDVTASPDEPVFSLVAQETKAHSEDANCVSWNPKEAGLLASCSDNGEIVIWRFKEEELD